TctcgatattattttaaattgtgataaaaaacCTATACAGCCAATCATTAATTTCCCTCGTCGAAAAATTGGTAATAAACAACGTTGTTTCCAAAGTtcttggtataaaatataaaatatacccttGGATTGAATATTCAGTTCAATTGGatgcaattttttgtttttattgtcgTCATTTTGCTACTTCTATATCTCATGAAAAACAGCaagattttttaatagtttcagGGTACAgtgattggaaaaatatttcagGAATGACTAAAAAACATAATGAGGCAAATCCACATAAAACTTTGTTTGCAAAGTATCAAGGTTTTGTGACATCGAAAAGTGTTGGCGCGGTCACATTGCAAATTAATAGTCatgttgaagaaaatataactaaaaatcaaGAAATACTAAAAAGTATTATTCGTTCTATTTTGTATTGCGCTTGGCAAGATATTGGTTTACGCGgtcattataatgtaaatacttcTTTAAACAAAGATCTAGAAAATACTGAACAAACAAACAATCGAGGTAATTTAAAAGAATTAGTTGATTTACTATGTTTAGAAAACGAAAAGTTTGATAAAGACTTAAAGTCTTTgcctaaaaatgcaaaatacacATCAAACATTGTAcaaaatgatattttacttgcgtcttccaatattattacacaaactATTGTTAAAGAAGTTAATGAAGGTAGTTTGGTGTACAGTTTAATTGTGGATGAAGCTCGAGATGCTTCAACGTTAGAACAAATGTCAATATGCATAAGGTATGtacataaatcaattattaaagaaCGAATTTTAGGATTTGTACAAGTATTAAAGTTGGATGCACAAGGTCTCCCTCAttgtattatcaaatttttaaatgcagTTGGTTTAgacattgaaaaatgtattagtcaGTCTTACGACGGTGCGTCAGTGATGTCAGGCTCTACCAACggggtacaaataaaaattagagaGCTCTCTAAAAACAAATGTCCGTATATACACTGTTACGCGCATcgattaaatttagttttagtcGATGTTGCTAAACCAGTTGAAATAGTTGACGACACGATAGGATTACTGGAAGCAATTTATGCATTTCAATCAAGCTCAACTTTACGCCATGGCATATTTTCTGAAGTCCAAAAAGATtgcgaaaatgtattaaaagtaCCCCAACATAGCGATACAAGATGGGTTGCTAAATACaaaggtattcattttttttttaattcgatatgaaaatgttataaaagcTTTGTCAATATGttcaaaaagttcaaaaaagaAAGAAGCCGCAGAATCCAAAGGCCTATTAAATCAGTTTTGttctttcaatattatatttgttctaacatttcttgataacattttatcaacTGTTAACACACTTTCAATACACTTGCAATCGTCAACCctctatataattaaatgtttaaaattagttGAAGCTACAAAAGTAGAGCTTGAACGTTTACGTTCAGATGAACATTTTAGTAACTTTTATACAAAATCTGATAGTACATTAACTGATTATGTTATAACTTCAACGActggttttaaaaatactgatattACGATTCAAAATATGCGAGTTATGTATTTTACAgtggtagataataatatattaagtgaaATGAACAAAAGATTTAACGACAATTCTGATTTTTTATCTGCAATATCAGTATTTAATCCgacatcaaacaattttttaaatgataattttgttttaaaatttacgaattattatgacgatgataaatatttttcggaTAAAGTATTGAGTCAATGCAGATtagcaaaaaatatgtattttggctataaaaatattatggatttttacAAAGAAATATGCGATATGGGAAAGTCATTTGAGGAGATTAAATCGGTTATTGAACACGAGTTGGTTATTCCAGTAAGTTCGGTATCAGCCGAAAGAAGTTTTTCAACTATGAGAAGAATCAAGACATATTTACGGACATCTATGACTACTAGGTACGCGTCTTCATAATTTAGCACTGATATCAATCGAAAGAGAGTTCAGTTCGGAGTTGTTGAAAGATCCTACTAAGATAATTGACGAGTTcgccaaaattaaaaacaggcgaattcaatttattaaataaatactcatattataaatagttcttAATATTAGTACGTCATGTTACACCTCATGGCTCATACTTATgacttaaaaagtataataaaattgttcttaaattttaaaaatgtattgactatacaaattatttttataaccagGCCTGTCCTAAATTTTGGTCCTAGACACGCCCCTGGAACTAGTTACGAAATAGTGTTACCGTCCGACGTCCGTACTCCGTGTAAACAATAAGTCAATAAGAAATATTacgaatgaataataaaatataaatagcatCTAATAATTAAGCATAATCATTATCagtttatttagattataaatataaaatgtcattgtataatTTGGTAGACCCGCGCAAGCATgcaaaacttataattattattttatttttatttaatattattcgtttttttttatttaaaaatagataaccCTCGGCAGCAAGGCTATTAGgaagacatatattattatattaataatatttgttatatttaactaaaatacctatttatttttttgttttgaaatgttatGCTTGGTTATTCGATTATTCGATTATTCGATTATATTCGGATATTAATCGAATAATCGGTTATTCGATTATTTATCCTTCGttaaaaataatcgattaataaaaacaatcacaCAGCCCTAGTGCCAACGGTGACGTATCACCTAGATCCCCGGTTAACAAGATCCCCATGGTTATCTAGATCCCCCTGGATCAATTAGATCTCCATGGGTCAACTAGTAGctttatagttataactatagttatagttacattttaatagtgtatacctataggctataggtataataggcattatttaagtaatttagtaattattagtacctatatttatattttcctttttagTTGTCGTGCAAAAGGCAGAATATTCAATAATGACATTACTAAAGTTATTCTGATTACAAGCCATGAGACGCATCCAATAAACCAATTggcgttaaataattttaaaaatatttgtagacaACGGGCACAGGCTGAACAAATACCTCTTCGGGTCATTTACAACGAAGTAAgtgttacatttattataattataaacaccaATTATACAGAAAGAAACTTAATTAAGTTTATGTAAGCGCaatgtttgttttctctctctgcaGGCCCACATGCAACATAGAGAATACGCattcacaaaaaataatttttttttatgtttttgagtaaaATCGCCCATCACCATAataatagagaataatatttttgagggtatgacatatcgatttgtctaaataatgTCACAAAACAAATCATACCTGTTGATTCAGGTCaacacatttaaatttacaatattttttcagtaaaattataataaaatataaaaccgatatGTCTAACCCACGAAGTATTATCCTCTATATTTTTGTAACNNNNNNNNNNNNNNNNNNNNNNNNNNNNNNNNNNNNNNNNNNNNNNNNNNAAAAAGACCACTTCTATGACATCATATTTTTGTGTCCTTAAAACTACcaggaattattaaaaataaactatgaattattttcacgatcattaaaaataatttattatgtacgaaataaatgttttatattgttcaatgaataattgtACTTTAACGTCgtagatttttttgtttggtGACAAATATGAAGCATCAACGATCTGTACACTTttcatttatacctacattctacctacaaataaaaattatattttattgaaaagttTAACTGCGAAACAATCAGGGTGTTTCCGcggtatagttattaaaaaataatagagaaaaaatatttcaaattactaAATTCTTGATCTTAGACATATCATCTTGTATGGTTTTCTTggacttttttatttaacagttaCCTAGGCATCGTTCGATTTTTCGGTTATACATCGTCTGAACATCGATCGTTTAAAAGGTATTTTCCTCTTAAAGTCGTATTGCATTCTAATTTCTAGTGATTACATAATGTATGCCAATTATATCtaagaaaattgtttatttccaCCAAAGATGTGGGCAGAAATCCTAATTGTATATTAAGTCATAAGTCACAATATCATTCACTTTACAAAATGCACTATACAAAATTAGTGACTTAGGCcctttatcataaaaaaaaaaattctgtataacgaCTTATTACCATACGCATTCTATTTTACCTCCTAAACCAAATACCACATGGCATCTACAGTGGTGCCATTCGACGCGGCTTGAAATTGCACACagaattaatgtataaactgaAAATGGCCAAAATTGACTTAAGCCCTTTCTCTTAAAAACCGGCCAACTAATAATGAACCAATTtcctacaaaaaatattcagaaaaaaatatttctatgtttagtagtaggtacttatcaaTGCTAGCAACTTTTTTCATTAATGAACAGTAATAAATCACCCGTTAGATCCAGATTAACCGACATACATATCTAAATGCAGTATTAAAAGTAGAGCTGCAGCGGTATTCTGTAACTCGATAAGCCGTTATCGACAAACGTCGTTAATGAGCGCTTATCGAATTTCACTTTATGTAACGAACTTCCTTAATGAAAGTGCGATTCCGTATTATCAATTATTCCTAATTTTTcgatacaaaaattatttttttgttaccgACAATTTCGTTATTCTTATCGAATAACCCAAAGAGTTTTATAAAATGAACCAATCAAAAACTATCTTGCTGATAACCAAATTGTATTatcacaaaatgtaatatagttctattattataatttttattgtttttctgtAAATCGTAATTtctttttgtaaattgtaatacagaTGCGTTTGGctgaaattagtaattactaaatattaattagtattaatctGCACTACACAATACTAATATGATGAACGAAAGGTAAGAGAGTATTATTAGTTacctagttaaaatgtataaacttacATAGATTActcaattaaataacatttactgTTACCTAATATAGTAAGTTGATTTGTACAGTAATACAGTTTCCATAATATAcacctaattatttaatttaatattcatcgaTTCATctctttttaattaaacatactaCCTAGCATACAAACCTTATACATATCtaagattaataaaattatgacttatgacttaaatgtttatactttataggtccTATTTAATTCTTACAAATTATGTGGTCTATACATTTTGGATAGATGTATTATCATATGTACTTGTGTGTTATTCTAATCTAgccatgtattattaaataaacctacaaaaattgttataattttttttttaccagtaTGTCTAGTGGACCTCCTACTAAAAAAAAGAGACAAGGTCGTAGGAACAATAATCAAATAGAGTACCTAGTAGACTATTTGATTCAACACCCGAATGTAGCTACAGggaaattcatgaaaatgaaTGCAAGAGATGCACTCCAAGGATCTTGGGAAGAACTCGTTAGACAATTGAATGAGATGCGAAGTAATGGGcagtctgaaaaaaaaatgttaaatcttGGAAAGAGGTTGGTACAATGTATCAGGTACATAGATGTCCACAAGATTTTGTGTTAGGTACAGCACACTTATTAAACAGTACTTTAAATGAAACTATTAGAAGCTAACCTATTTCCTTCAATCCTCATTAttgtatatgtaaaataaatatattagattcaaagttatacatacatatttaaatacaatttataaattaatatctaatattggTCATTACTCATTGATCATTATACTCATTAgcttattacatttataatataataaaataataatactaataatacaaaaatggtaatagataaataaatttcataaaacataCAATTCTTGATAAAAAGTACTAACATTTTTCGTTTGATTACCATTGAttcctattttaatttaattttaagtacaatagtaaattattattcatactatTTACATGCACTatgttgttaaattaaatatctatagaCTCATTAAATAGTaggttatttgaaaaaaatatgaagtaatATGCTGTATAGTAGGATTTGAATGTTTATCTCAGATGGATATTTTGTTTATGTCATGTCTTCATCtatcaatgttttaaaaagtatgctaagttttgaaaaaatttaccAACATTTGCTAGCCCAATAAATAGCCCCAAATTTACTAAGCTACAATGACAGATAAATTTCACTATTAATAAAGATTTGTAGACACCTCAAgtgtataattgatttttttattttatgatcaaaAAATAGTCTTGGAGagatcaaaaaacaaaaacgtcaAAAAAAGTTAGTGCACTTAGAAGAGAAAGGGTGCAAACaggcaacaaaataactaatacacCTCAACTATCGGATTTGGACAAGAAAgttttatcgattattatttattggaaatGAATATGTTGAAGGGACATCGTGTCCGGATTCATGGCCCGAAGAGCaggtatttttaagaatatatacataaaaaattataatttttttagcaaattataatatttaatagtaaatactaataccaACAGTTTTGCATACAAAGTCACCAAtctgtttaaaaatagtttattaaacaggttattaaacattattatttaactcaaattaaataacctattagtttttgtttgtattcgaaataaataatcttatatttttaggaaaataatgtACAAAGGACTGCTTTTGGTGATAGTAGTATTTATCTAAAAGAACCAGCATCTTTGGCATTGGTAGTAGATGAAGAAAACAATAATCAAGGTTTGTAATTAGTGTTATATAAGCTTGTCTTCTTCTTTCTTCttcaatattctatatattttgtattctataCCCTTCATCTACACCACCATAGGCAACTGTCAACCATTTCTTCTTTACTCACACTCTTATATCTTATGTACTAATTTCAATTGAATTCCAATGTAGAAGATGATATTGACACAGAGAACATTGAGTATGAAACAATTAGTTGTGGCTTCGTTGAAGTTGATGAAAATGTAACACTTGGTGTTACCAGTGAAGGTCAACAAATTGACAAAACTGCAGATCAAAGCAATATAAGGGGTTCTGCAAGTTCTAAACGACCAAGTAAGTTACagtgttatttaaatgtatagttgTAGTCAGGGGCCCATTTTGGGGTAGATGTACCCCTATATTGATTGTGTAACCTAACCaggcatatacattttatatggtaccaataaaaaaaaaaaaaaaaccaaacaaacaaacatGGCAAGTGGTAGTactagtaaataaaaatgtatagtcttCAAAAATCTCATAgtgattttaattgttttttttcttctagaAATAGTGAAACAAAATCTTAGAAGCCAGCTACAAACAGCAAGAAATACATTCAATGTTATTGCAGAGAAACAAACTGATTCTATCAAAGTTATAGCAGATTCTTTTTTGGTAATTGGAAAGGCTCTTGACAAAATGGCTGACAATGATATACAAAGGACCGAGAATGAAAGGAAGATGTTAgtattgtatgaaaaaatacttgaaaaaaagtaGCCCAAGTTACCATTTAggatatcatataaatattgttaaaatttgttttgtcttaagataatatgttaagttttaaatttaaaagactGTTTgttaatcaacataatatatttcatcacaatatttgtacatttcaaaaaaattggaCCAAGTTACTATGAAggatatcatataaatattgttaaaaatatgtttattctttttttttgatctttaaagaaatgttaagttttaaaattaaaagactGAGTttgttaattaacatttattttattttcaacatttgtaCATTTTCCAGTGTTTATTCTCCTTTGATTTTAATCATCTTCTCTATCTCTTAAATTATCAAACTGATCTAAGATTTGTCTTTGTATCCGCTTAGCCACTGCTCTTGGACCTCCTTGTTGAtcgatataatatggtatttctAGATTCGCATCCATATTTTGACCAATTAGTTCAACATCTAAATCTTCTTCGcgattaggtaatttataatgaattcgCGTGTTATGGAGCGTTGCACAAGCATTTACTATTCTGCCAGCTTTATCAGGAGCATACATGAGTACTCTTTGATACGAGAGGCACCTCCAAACACTTTTAAATACACCAAAAAATCTTTCTACTACATTTCTGGCCTTACAGAGTTTTTTGGTGTATTCAAATTGATGTGTCCCTTCTGGATAATGAGGTAACGGTGTCATGAGCCATGGTTCTAATGGATACCCAGCATCACCTAGGTAAAACAATTACATAGGTAAGCAATGAATTAAACAGTAgcaaaaatataagtttaattagagtagaagttaattttttttatagtttgaaatataaatttaaaaacccatTATACTAATGTtcatatgtattaaaataaattaataataagatatattacTAAATGTATCAATCacaaaatactatacatttaatatcaattattaattattaatatccaGACGGAACTCAGCAGTTTTTTGTTAAATGGAACAAGGATTTTTGCAGTGATAAAAACCACAAAAGTAATTACTTATGTTTTTAACTAGTTAGTGCTTTGGTGTACAAACTGACTAAATTACTTACCAATTAACCATGTACGACGTTCaccattattaaaatgatattccATTCCCTGTCGTACGGCAGACACACTCCATATATAAGAATCATTGCGAGCCCCAGGATACCTggcatttatattcaaaattttcaaatccgGGTCaacaatctaataaaaaaaatgtataatacgagttttaaatttcataaacaatttcataatcaataaatatttttttactgctaCCTTACTAGTAATACTTGTAATACTTACTGCTTGAACGTTGAGCGAATGATTACCATGGTGGTTAACGTATGCCTCTTCATGGACAATTGGCGCGAGAATATTGATATGGGTACAATCAATTGCTCCTAAAGTACCTTCAAAAGGTTGGGGCGCAGCTTCAAATTTTTCTCTACCTTTTTGTCGTTCAACAGCTGTCATTGGGAATTTTACCCACTGTCTCAAAAGACGCTGGTTAATAGCATTTGTCACACCACTGATAGACCGACTTACAGATGGCTGGCTTATGTTAAGGATAGAATTACCACCCAAACCTCTTTGGTAACTACCTTGAGCGTAAAAATGAACAGTAACTaggaactgaaaaaaaatacagataaatatttaattaatagaaaCTTTATTTACATAAAAGAGAAACAAATTGTAACTACATTTTTGTTAAGTGCctatgtaagtaata
The DNA window shown above is from Acyrthosiphon pisum isolate AL4f unplaced genomic scaffold, pea_aphid_22Mar2018_4r6ur Scaffold_3225;HRSCAF=3764, whole genome shotgun sequence and carries:
- the LOC103308244 gene encoding putative nuclease HARBI1, with the translated sequence MALEFLRWELMLLEERVRVQERRIERRVLRDTQDPFDLPREEFVFMFRISHELAFDVINAIRALLQGQRSSGLSPEVQFLVTVHFYAQGSYQRGLGGNSILNISQPSVSRSISGVTNAINQRLLRQWVKFPMTAVERQKGREKFEAAPQPFEGTLGAIDCTHINILAPIVHEEAYVNHHGNHSLNVQAIVDPDLKILNINARYPGARNDSYIWSVSAVRQGMEYHFNNGERRTWLIGDAGYPLEPWLMTPLPHYPEGTHQFEYTKKLCKARNVVERFFGVFKSVWRCLSYQRVLMYAPDKAGRIVNACATLHNTRIHYKLPNREEDLDVELIGQNMDANLEIPYYIDQQGGPRAVAKRIQRQILDQFDNLRDREDD